Proteins encoded within one genomic window of Cucumis sativus cultivar 9930 chromosome 3, Cucumber_9930_V3, whole genome shotgun sequence:
- the LOC101213031 gene encoding pentatricopeptide repeat-containing protein At1g55630, with product MNSLSLVSSRIVCRLFSTSFIVRRTIWNRNFCSDDRFQFFVEPFSYLADGNSDSFETDSRRWDDFSFRRSFLKDAKIDAEKVIEILKQDGPGFDTFLALDELQLKVSGVLVGEVLKGILKSKSVLNKTQCAKLGYKFFIWSGRIENYRHTVNSYHIIMKIFAECEEFKAMWRVLDEMTEKGYPVTARTFMILICTCGEAGLAKRVVERFIKSKTFNFRPYKHSYNAILHGLVIVKQYKLIGWVYDQMLLDDHSPDILTYNVLLFSSCKLGKLDQFHRLLDEMARKGFSPDFHTYNILLYVLGKGDKPLAALNLLNHMREVGFGPNVLHFTTLINGLSRAGNLDACKYFFDELGNNGCIPDVVCYTVMITSFTEAGQHEKARAFFDEMIMKGQLPNVFTYNSMIRGFCMVGKFKEAYSMLSEMESRGCRPNFLVYSTLVSYLRNAGKLGEAHKVIKQMVENGQYAHLMTKFKGYRRC from the coding sequence ATGAACTCTTTATCGCTTGTGAGTTCGCGGATAGTCTGCAGattattttcaacttcttttattGTGCGTCGAACAATTTGGAATCGGAACTTCTGCAGTGACGATcggtttcaattttttgtggAACCCTTTAGTTACTTGGCTGATGGGAACTCAGATTCTTTTGAGACTGATAGTCGTAGATGGGatgatttttcatttagaaGGAGTTTTCTAAAGGATGCGAAAATTGATGCTGAGAAAGTTATTGAAATTCTTAAACAGGATGGCCCTGGATTTGACACATTTTTGGCTTTAGATGAACTTCAATTAAAGGTCTCAGGGGTGCTTGTTGGAGAAGTTCTGAAGgggattttgaaaagtaaaagtgTTCTAAACAAAACTCAGTGTGCAAAATTGGGGTACAAGTTTTTCATATGGAGCGGTAGGATTGAGAATTATAGACACACTGTGAATTCATATCATATAATCATGAAAATATTTGCCGAGTGTGAGGAGTTCAAGGCTATGTGGAGGGTACTAGACGAGATGACTGAGAAAGGGTACCCTGTTACTGCAAGGACATTTATGATATTGATATGTACTTGTGGTGAGGCAGGCTTGGCTAAGAGAGTTGTTGAGAGGTTTATCAAATCAAAAACATTCAATTTCAGGCCGTATAAACATTCTTACAATGCCATTCTTCATGGACTAGTTATTGTAAAACAGTACAAGTTGATTGGATGGGTGTATGATCAAATGCTGCTTGATGATCATAGCCCAGACATTCTTACATATaatgttttattgttttcaagcTGCAAATTGGGGAAATTGGATCAGTTTCACAGATTGCTTGATGAAATGGCCAGGAAAGGGTTTTCCCCTGATTTTCATACTTATAACATTCTTCTTTATGTTCTTGGCAAAGGAGACAAACCCCTTGCAGCTCTAAATCTTTTGAACCACATGAGGGAAGTGGGCTTTGGTCCCAACGTTCTTCACTTCACAACGCTTATAAATGGACTTAGTCGGGCTGGAAATTTGGATGcttgcaaatatttttttgatgaACTAGGAAACAATGGTTGCATTCCTGATGTTGTTTGCTACACTGTGATGATCACAAGCTTTACAGAGGCTGGGCAGCACGAGAAAGCTAGGGCATTTTTTGATGAGATGATAATGAAGGGCCAGCTTCCTAATGTGTTTACGTACAACTCCATGATTCGTGGTTTTTGTATGGTGGGTAAGTTCAAGGAAGCTTACTCTATGCTCTCTGAAATGGAATCCCGAGGTTGCAGACCAAATTTTCTTGTATATAGTACCCTTGTAAGTTATTTGCGAAATGCAGGCAAGCTTGGCGAGGCTCACAAAGTTATAAAGCAAATGGTTGAGAATGGGCAATATGCCCATTTAATGACAAAATTCAAGGGATATAGGAGATGCTAG